Proteins from a genomic interval of Verrucomicrobiota bacterium:
- a CDS encoding redox-sensing transcriptional repressor Rex, whose protein sequence is MKKNSRPEIPRKAIYRLSVYLRCLLRLKENEIRTVSSEALARAARVKPTQLRKDLAYFGQFGTRGLGYDVAQLSKMISDLLRTTRLQPVILVGVGNLGLALLSYRGFEPEGFEIVAAFDVDLRKRNKQVPQPIYPMEKLAEIVRQRGVKMAILTVPASAAQEVANTLVQCGITGILNFSPIVLHVPEDVMVNDVNLAIELENLSYFIQQ, encoded by the coding sequence TTGAAAAAGAACAGCCGCCCTGAAATCCCCCGCAAAGCGATCTACCGCTTGTCCGTCTATTTGCGGTGCCTGCTCCGGCTCAAGGAGAATGAAATCCGGACCGTGTCCAGCGAAGCGCTGGCGCGTGCGGCCCGCGTCAAGCCCACCCAATTGCGCAAGGACCTGGCGTATTTCGGACAGTTCGGGACGCGCGGTCTGGGTTACGACGTCGCCCAGCTCAGCAAAATGATTTCCGATCTGCTGCGCACGACACGCCTTCAGCCCGTGATTCTCGTGGGCGTCGGCAACCTGGGCCTGGCCTTGCTTTCCTACCGCGGTTTCGAACCCGAAGGTTTTGAAATCGTCGCCGCGTTTGACGTCGATCTGCGCAAGCGCAACAAGCAAGTGCCCCAGCCTATTTATCCGATGGAGAAGCTGGCCGAGATTGTCCGGCAACGCGGCGTGAAGATGGCGATCCTGACCGTGCCGGCCTCTGCCGCCCAGGAAGTCGCCAACACGCTCGTCCAGTGCGGCATCACCGGCATTCTGAACTTCTCCCCCATTGTCCTGCACGTGCCGGAGGATGTGATGGTGAACGACGTGAACCTGGCGATTGAGCTGGAGAATTTGAGTTACTTTATCCAGCAATGA
- a CDS encoding DUF1553 domain-containing protein produces MRRFKFTHPASRNLVRFQTGLNVAERAFCFRAVLLVAFAIQPLAVPGAPVSFRNDVMAVLSKAGCNAGTCHGNKNGKGGFKLSLRGQDPDTDYQTLTRDALGRRINSLDPDQSLLLLKPTARVSHEGGSRFHKESEEFQILRRWIAVGMANDADSAPMLRRLEVSPAEAILVEPANRVPLRVQASFSDGTSRDVTALTVYETSNGLAKVSQDGLAERAGFGETTILARYLHLQQPVRLAFVPSRPEFAGASPLAQNYIDEHILAKLRRLRMNPSDLCSDAVFLRRAYLDLLGLLPSSCEAQVFLDDSSPSKRARLIETLLERPEFADFWALKWADVLRNEAHSLDAKGVQNFYHWIRQSIADHKPLDRFVRELLTTRGSTYSNPAANYHRPNRDPATRAKAAAQVFLGVRLQCAECHNHPFDRWTQDDYYDWSSVFSKVSYKVLENKRDIGSDKHEWKGEQVVFASRRGAVVNPRTGQPARPRLLGTAATAGLQDGDALNELAEWLTSPENLQFARVQANRIWFHLMGRGLVEPIDDFRATNPPSHPELLDALARDFIEHGFDLRHLVRVIVASRTYQLSSEPNESNADDEANYSHVLVRRLTAEQLLDAQSQVAGVPLRFAGLPAGLRAAQLPGVRPEAKGQRRSNQMDQFLEIFGKPPRLLTSETERSCECNMSQAFQMISGPTVNELISEKRNRISDLLASGKSAREMIAELHWTALSTGPSDEPLNRLAAMVDQTGDHRAALEDILWGLLNSKEFLFRR; encoded by the coding sequence ATGCGCCGATTCAAGTTCACTCATCCGGCTAGCCGCAACCTCGTTCGGTTCCAAACGGGGTTGAACGTGGCGGAAAGAGCCTTCTGCTTCCGTGCCGTTTTGCTCGTGGCGTTCGCCATTCAACCTCTCGCTGTGCCAGGCGCGCCGGTCTCCTTCCGCAACGACGTCATGGCGGTGCTCTCGAAAGCCGGCTGCAATGCCGGCACCTGTCACGGGAACAAGAACGGCAAAGGCGGCTTCAAGTTGTCCCTGCGCGGGCAGGATCCGGACACGGATTATCAAACGTTGACTCGAGATGCCCTGGGCCGGCGGATTAATTCGCTCGACCCAGATCAAAGCCTCCTTTTGCTCAAACCGACCGCTAGGGTCTCGCACGAGGGAGGCTCGCGCTTCCACAAAGAGTCGGAGGAATTTCAGATTCTCCGCCGATGGATTGCCGTTGGGATGGCGAACGACGCCGATTCTGCTCCAATGCTCCGGCGTCTGGAGGTGTCGCCAGCCGAGGCCATCCTGGTCGAACCGGCCAATCGCGTCCCACTGCGCGTTCAGGCCAGCTTCTCCGATGGGACCTCGCGGGATGTCACCGCCTTGACGGTTTACGAGACCTCCAATGGCCTGGCCAAGGTGAGCCAGGACGGCCTGGCTGAACGCGCCGGCTTTGGAGAAACGACGATTCTCGCGCGCTACTTGCACCTCCAGCAACCGGTTCGCCTGGCGTTTGTGCCCTCGCGGCCTGAGTTCGCCGGAGCGAGCCCCCTCGCGCAAAATTACATCGACGAACACATCTTGGCCAAACTCCGCCGGTTGCGGATGAATCCGTCCGACCTGTGCTCCGACGCGGTGTTTCTGCGACGCGCTTATTTGGACTTGCTGGGGCTTTTGCCGAGCTCCTGTGAAGCGCAGGTTTTCCTGGACGATTCCTCGCCGAGCAAGCGCGCCCGGCTCATCGAGACGTTGCTCGAACGTCCGGAGTTCGCGGATTTCTGGGCGCTGAAATGGGCGGATGTTTTGCGCAATGAAGCACACTCGCTCGATGCCAAGGGCGTGCAGAATTTCTATCACTGGATTCGCCAGAGCATCGCGGACCACAAACCGCTCGATCGGTTCGTGCGCGAGCTTCTCACTACCCGCGGCAGCACGTACAGCAATCCCGCGGCGAACTACCACCGGCCCAATCGGGATCCCGCCACGCGCGCCAAGGCCGCGGCGCAGGTTTTTCTCGGCGTCCGTCTCCAATGCGCCGAATGCCACAATCATCCGTTCGATCGCTGGACCCAGGACGATTATTACGACTGGTCCAGCGTATTCTCCAAAGTGAGTTACAAGGTTTTGGAAAACAAACGCGACATCGGGAGCGACAAGCACGAATGGAAAGGCGAACAAGTCGTCTTCGCGTCGCGTCGCGGCGCCGTGGTGAATCCGCGCACCGGACAGCCCGCGCGACCGCGCCTGCTCGGAACGGCAGCCACGGCTGGTCTGCAGGACGGCGACGCGCTGAACGAACTGGCGGAGTGGCTGACCAGTCCAGAGAACCTTCAATTCGCGCGCGTGCAGGCCAATCGCATCTGGTTCCATCTGATGGGGCGCGGGCTGGTTGAGCCGATCGACGATTTCCGCGCCACCAATCCGCCTTCGCATCCCGAACTGCTGGACGCGCTGGCCCGTGATTTCATCGAGCACGGTTTCGACCTCCGCCATCTGGTGCGCGTGATCGTGGCTTCCCGAACCTATCAACTGAGCTCTGAGCCGAACGAATCGAATGCGGACGATGAGGCCAACTATTCTCATGTTTTGGTGAGGCGTCTCACGGCGGAGCAACTGCTGGATGCCCAGAGTCAGGTCGCGGGAGTTCCGCTGAGGTTCGCCGGCCTTCCCGCCGGACTCCGCGCCGCGCAACTTCCGGGAGTGCGGCCCGAAGCCAAAGGCCAGCGACGGTCCAATCAAATGGATCAATTCTTGGAAATCTTCGGGAAACCGCCGCGATTGTTGACTTCCGAGACCGAACGTTCTTGCGAGTGCAACATGAGCCAGGCGTTCCAGATGATCAGCGGCCCCACGGTGAACGAACTGATTTCCGAGAAAAGAAACCGCATCAGCGACCTGCTTGCCTCCGGCAAGTCCGCTCGCGAGATGATCGCGGAGTTGCATTGGACGGCGCTGAGCACCGGGCCATCGGACGAGCCACTGAATCGTTTGGCCGCGATGGTCGATCAAACCGGCGATCACCGGGCCGCGTTGGAAGACATTCTTTGGGGCCTGCTCAATTCCAAGGAGTTCTTGTTCCGAAGATAA